A genomic stretch from Malus domestica chromosome 15, GDT2T_hap1 includes:
- the LOC114821539 gene encoding probable serine protease EDA2: MTASCCKLSQTSHRCTAANQPSRVPMPTSSSFSLFLTTMLWTLASAFMNPRTFLQLGSSSGARGTGNYLTTEEFWFDQTLDHFSPYDSGKFPQRYYEFLDYFRTPDGPIFLRICGEAACSGIANDYLSVLAKKFGAAVVSPEHRYYGKSSPFKSHTTENLRYLSSKQALFDLAVFREFYQNSLNVKLNKTKGENPWFVFGVSYAGALSAWFRVKFPHLTCGSVASSAVVGAVYNFTEFDQQVGESAGPQCKAALQETNRLVEQRLATNRKAVKVSFGATQLDIDDDFMYFLADAAVTAVNVTS; encoded by the exons ATGACTGCTAGTTGCTGCAAACTTTCACAGACCAGCCACCGGTGCACCGCCGCCAATCAACCATCCCGAGTTCCAATGCCGACGTCGTCTTCGTTCTCGCTCTTTCTAACGACGATGCTCTGGACGCTCGCTTCTGCCTTTATGAATCCCCGAACTTTTCTTCAGCTGGGGAGCTCGTCCGGAGCCAGAGGCACTGGCAATTACTTGACGACGGAGGAGTTCTGGTTCGATCAGACTCTCGACCACTTCTCGCCCTACGACAGCGGCAAATTCCCGCAGCGCTACTACGAATTTCTCGACTACTTCAGAACGCCTGACGGACCCATTTTTCTCAGAATTTGCGGAGAAGCCGCGTGCAGCGGCATTGCTAACGATTACCTTAGT gtgttggctaagaagttTGGGGCAGCTGTGGTTTCGCCTGAGCATCGATACTACGGAAAAAGCTCTCCTTTCAAATCGCATACAACGGAGAATTTGAGGTACTTGTCATCCAAGCAAGCTCTTTTCGATTTGGCGGTTTTTCGTGAGTTTTACCAG AATTCATTAAATGTGAAGCTGAATAAGACCAAGGGTGAAAATCCATGGTTTGTGTTTGGTGTTTCGTATGCGGGAGCTCTTAGTGCGTGGTTTCGGGTTAAATTCCCGCATTTGACATGTGGAAGTGTTGCAAGTTCTGCTGTTGTTGGAGCTGTTTATAACTTCACTGAATTTGACCAGCAG GTTGGTGAGTCTGCAGGTCCACAATGTAAAGCTGCACTGCAAGAAACTAATCGTCTTGTTGAACAAAGGCTTGCTACTAACCGGAAAGCAGTAAAGGTGTCGTTTGGTGCAACGCAG CTTGATATTGATGATgattttatgtattttctgGCCGATGCTGCTGTTACAGCGGTAAATGTTACTTCT
- the LOC114821541 gene encoding B-box zinc finger protein 19-like — protein MRTLCDSCESAAAIVFCAADEAALCRACDEKVHMCNKLASRHVRVGLAAPSEVPRCDICENAPAFFCCEIDGSSLCLQCDLIVHVGGKRMHGRYLVLRQRVEFPGDKPGNIEDPASQPTDPGESRRVQQPHPPRMTIGENLQNHRVSPIRASDANADEHVKMDNKLIDLNMKPHRMHGQASNKED, from the exons ATGCGAACACTTTGTGACTCCTGTGAAAGCGCTGCCGCAATCGTGTTTTGCGCTGCCGACGAGGCTGCTCTTTGCCGCGCCTGTGACGAGAAG GTTCATATGTGCAATAAGCTTGCTAGCCGGCATGTTCGGGTTGGTCTTGCAGCTCCCAGTGAAGTTCCCCGCTGCGACATTTGTGAAAATGCACCTG CTTTCTTTTGTTGCGAGATAGATGGAAGTTCCCTGTGTTTGCAATGTGATTTGATTGTTCATGTTGGAGGCAAAAGAATGCATGGAAGATATCTTGTACTGAGACAAAGAGTTGAG TTTCCAGGAGATAAACCTGGTAATATTGAGGACCCAGCTTCCCAACCCACTGATCCAGGCGAGAGCAGAAGAGTACAACAACCCCATCCACCTAGAATGACAATAGGAGAGAACCTGCAAAATCATCGGGTGTCTCCTATTCGTGCTTCAGATGCCAATGCTGATGAGCATGTAAAGATGgataataaattgattgatttgaaCATGAAGCCTCATCGGATGCATGGACAAgcttcaaacaaagag GACTAG